TCCCTCATGGTTTGCTCACCCACACTCATCTCTGTGGCTACCAGCCTGCTTGCAAACTTACTTCACAATAAACCAGATGAAAACCAGCAGGCAGAGCATCATGGGCTGGTCCAGAGTGACCCGAAGTCCTGCTCCCCTTTCCAACCAAAAATCACACTGTTTGTTGGAGCAGAGCTCCCTGATCAGCTGCCACAGGACCCGCTGGTAAAGATTGTTGTCTTGTTTCTCACGGGACAGTTCCTCCTGGTTCACCGCCTGGGTGGCATTGATGCAGCTGGTGACAAACTTCTCCTTGGTGACGTTGGCCTCAGAGCAGCCATTGTAATGGATCCCATCAGGGAACTGCCAATAGTTGGCCTCGTAGTATCTATTGCCCTCAGCTCCGAAGTTGATATCCAGCTTTCGGCCTTGCCTGATGAAGGCCCCTGGGCGTATCTCTGCAGTGTGGGCCTCCGTGACCTGGGAGGTACTTGGCAAGGCCTTCCGGTTCCACTTGATTCTGTGCTTTATGCCTCTCGCCTTGACTGAGGACAGCTGGTTGAAGAGCAGGACGCAGACAATGGCCAGCCAGCATCCACCCAGATGCTTCCTCATTGTGTCAGAATCTGCAACAGAAAAGGCTGGAGCAGTTAACTTCCCCAGTGGGGTTCCCAGTCTCCCCTGCGCCCTCCCACATGTAGGAGATTCTATGAGAGGAATGGCATTCTTGCACCCTTTACATTTTTCTGGAAACATAATTGTTTTCGCAGGCTTGGGCTGTACAGGGTTAAGTCAATTCAATACCAAGTTTCTTGCTTTTGCCTGAAATTACATCCATTCAGGACAGTGATCTTGGTTTTCTCAGACAGATCAGAAGCTGCAACAGGCAGCTTGATTATTCATAGATATCCTTTCCAGTCTTACCCTGGGGACAGTGtgaccccaccctcctccctcaaCTAGTTTCTTATTGCACTTACTACGTGCCAGCCACTGACATTGCCTAACGTAATTCTCACATGGGGTAGGTACATTATTACTCCCACCTTATAAAAGTTGTACTgggattcagagaagttaagtaatttgcccaaggccacacaataGTGGATGGCAGATTTGAATCCAGCTCTGTCTGATGCTCTTCCCATGTGCCCACTTGCCATGCATGCCCCACTGCCCTTCTGGGCTGCTGGAGGGGATGGTGCTCGAATTTTGTGCTTTTGACTCACTGGGCATGAAGGGCAGCTCCGATAGCCCCTAAGCTAAGTGAATAGCAGGGCCTGTGAGGAATTTCAGAGGAAATGACATGACAGGGAAGACAAGAGGACTTGGGGAAACACTGAGAGTCAAGGTGGCCCCAGGGCATCTGAAAGGCTGCTGATGACCTCAGGAAATATCCCTCCCCCTTAAGCCCCCCAATCTGGTAGTTCGTCACATCTGGTTCCTGAACTTACAATAGTTACTGTGGAAATCCACCTCTCAAGGTCAACTGTTCAAGGCACTCCAGCACCTGGACCTTTGTCCTTGTGGATCAGGGATACAGGAAGAGTTACTACAGCAGAGCATGCTTAGGCTATCTTCTAGAAGAAGATTTACTGTGTCCATGAGTACCAGAGCTGGTGGAGGTTGAAAAGCTAGCTTGCTTAGGCGCTAACACATCCTCCCTGCAGTATTCCTAAAAGTGATTAGTACTTCTCTGTTAAAATGTTCAAC
This genomic stretch from Globicephala melas chromosome 15, mGloMel1.2, whole genome shotgun sequence harbors:
- the PRND gene encoding prion-like protein doppel, encoding MRKHLGGCWLAIVCVLLFNQLSSVKARGIKHRIKWNRKALPSTSQVTEAHTAEIRPGAFIRQGRKLDINFGAEGNRYYEANYWQFPDGIHYNGCSEANVTKEKFVTSCINATQAVNQEELSREKQDNNLYQRVLWQLIRELCSNKQCDFWLERGAGLRVTLDQPMMLCLLVFIWFIVK